In Arachis hypogaea cultivar Tifrunner chromosome 17, arahy.Tifrunner.gnm2.J5K5, whole genome shotgun sequence, a single window of DNA contains:
- the LOC112766482 gene encoding urease accessory protein F encodes MQIGEGCDNGPRLADSISQWSQWQLLDSLLPTGGFAHSFGLEAAVQSNLVSNPDELKTFIIHVLENTGSLLLPFVHSASVSPNLETWHNLDKILDATLTNEVSRKASISQGSALMRVGSAVFSELPSLKTMRNASLGSGTVSFHHAPIFGLICGTLGLDSTDSQRAYMYITMRDVISAATRLNLIGPLGAAVLQHQLVPNAEGILEKWKNCDVDDACQVAPLLDIVQGCHGYLFSRLFSS; translated from the coding sequence ATGCAAATAGGTGAAGGGTGTGACAACGGACCTCGCCTTGCAGACTCCATTTCACAGTGGAGCCAATGGCAGTTGCTTGATTCTCTTCTACCCACCGGCGGCTTTGCTCACTCTTTTGGCCTTGAAGCAGCAGTTCAGTCCAACCTGGTCTCAAATCCAGATGAACTCAAGACATTCATTATCCATGTCTTGGAGAACACAGGAAGCTTACTCCTTCCTTTCGTGCACTCGGCTTCCGTGTCGCCCAATTTGGAAACCTGGCACAATCTTGACAAAATATTAGATGCCACACTGACAAATGAAGTCAGCCGAAAGGCATCGATCTCACAAGGGTCTGCACTAATGAGGGTGGGTTCAGCCGTATTCTCGGAACTCCCTTCTCTGAAAACAATGAGAAATGCTTCTTTGGGGTCAGGTACTGTATCTTTTCACCATGCTCCCATATTTGGACTTATATGTGGCACACTAGGATTAGATAGTACTGATTCTCAAAGAGCTTATATGTACATCACAATGAGGGATGTTATTTCTGCTGCTACAAGGTTGAATTTGATAGGTCCTCTTGGTGCTGCAGTTTTGCAACATCAACTTGTTCCTAATGCTGAAGGTATACTAGAGAAATGGAAGAATTGCGACGTTGACGATGCATGCCAAGTTGCACCTCTGCTAGATATAGTGCAGGGTTGCCATGGTTATTTGTTTTCTAGGCTCTTTTCGTCTTAG